One genomic segment of Pseudorasbora parva isolate DD20220531a chromosome 6, ASM2467924v1, whole genome shotgun sequence includes these proteins:
- the LOC137079534 gene encoding 34 kDa spicule matrix protein-like produces the protein MADVSGNFCYKLSDEEIRQFICLKRMHDRLFTGNRNSARDGWTFIIEEMGLQDTLSPQQAGRKWENFKKTYKDLKAPQSGVSTEGGGDTAATWKWFSEIHELQPSVLIASCSENPSVAEREQPGSSAEQPGSSAEQPGSSAEQPGSSAEQPGSSAEQPGSSAEQPGSSAEQPGSSAEQPGSSAEQPGSSAEQPGSSAEQPGSSAEQPGSSAEQPGSSAEQPGSSAEQPGSSRENRGTLREERRPKKRKQ, from the exons ATGGCAGACGTCTCTGGAAACTTTTGCTACAAAT TAAGTGATGAGGAAATCAGACAGTTCATTTGCCTGAAGAGAATGCACGACCGGCTGTTTACTGGCAACCGGAACAGTGCCAGAGATGGCTGGAC ATTCATAATTGAAGAGATGGGCCTTCAAGACACGCTTTCCCCACAACAGGCAGGACGCAAGTGGGAAAATTTTAAAAAGACGTACAAG GATCTGAAAGCACCCCAGTCTGGTGTGTCCACAGAGGGAGGTGGAGACACTGCTGCCACGTGGAAGTGGTTCTCTGAAATCCATGAACTGCAACCATCGGTTTTAATTGCCTCATGCTCAGAGAATCCTTCTGTGGCAGAAAGAGAGCAGCCAGGGTCATCCGCGGAGCAGCCAGGGTCATCCGCTGAGCAGCCAGGGTCATCCGCGGAGCAGCCAGGGTCATCCGCGGAGCAGCCAGGGTCATCCGCTGAGCAGCCAGGGTCATCCGCGGAGCAGCCAGGGTCATCCGCGGAGCAGCCAGGGTCATCCGCTGAGCAGCCAGGGTCATCCGCGGAGCAGCCAGGGTCATCCGCGGAGCAGCCAGGGTCATCCGCGGAGCAGCCAGGGTCATCCGCGGAGCAGCCAGGGTCATCCGCGGAGCAGCCAGGGTCATCCGCTGAGCAGCCAGGGTCATCCGCGGAGCAGCCAGGGTCATCGAGAGAGAATAGGGGCACACTTAGAGAGGAGAGGAGGCCTAAAAAAAGAAAGCAATGA